A single genomic interval of Octopus bimaculoides isolate UCB-OBI-ISO-001 chromosome 10, ASM119413v2, whole genome shotgun sequence harbors:
- the LOC106872569 gene encoding uncharacterized protein LOC106872569 — protein MTASNGGIVIIVIITIVSTINNLAMATNTEIAVDKTQPERHRVWKFYLTFFGITLLHLSLGAPFIIGNIIPYVVSYMRLVGKDATLTYDDGIWLVSMGTTAFGLSMMFTSYIENVLGFRKTILFGSLIQSASTLVSYYTIQSSYYYFVITEGFLNSAAGSIPYVVTVSCAMKWMPNRKATATGYVLCTHALSATIFTYASSKYINPENYEENEFVNGEAYFSQKDLLARVPKCFLMLGCVFMVSQLISVCLISNPKEETTTVIIENEAVNVDGTVQSGEENNPIQDNDMAIQSENEANDVQTQNIPDENEREVRVKSPARTASERESESEEDYFTPFQMVKTKQFYLLWLLTFILSMQYTTIVGVYKVYGLTFISDDNFLTVLGSACAVGNAVAKMSWGLICDKLLFKDSTILLCLSVALLYLLLNVSSMVGRYFYFFIALLTYVVPGGIYVVMPFIISKSYGIKYYASNCGTVYTSLIISGLLNPFILKGMQHFFGWNWTFFFFEVIGFIGLILTVMFQKPKKLERRGSVLSVTEDQSEP, from the exons ATGACTGCCAGCAATGGaggaattgttattattgttattattaccattgttagTACTATAAATAATCTAGCAATGGCCACTAACACCGAGATCGCTGTTGATAAAACACAACCAGAAAGACATCGGGTTTGGAAATTTTATCTCACTTTTTTCGGGATTACATTACTTCATCTAAGTCTAGGGGCCCCGTTTATTATAG GTAACATTATACCGTATGTCGTGTCCTACATGCGGCTGGTAGGGAAAGACGCAACCTTAACATACGATGATGGAATTTGGTTGGTGTCCATGGGGACAACCGCCTTTGGTCTCAGCATGATGTTCACATCTTATATAGAAAATGTTTTGGGCTTTAGAAAAACAATTCTGTTTGGTTCATTAATCCAGAG TGCTTCAACCTTAGTGTCATATTACACAATCCAGAGTTCATATTACTATTTTGTAATAACTGAAGGATTTCTCAATAGTGCCGCCGGTTCCATTCCTTATGTTGTGACAGTGTCCTGTGCCATGAAG TGGATGCCAAATCGAAAAGCGACAGCTACAGGATATGTTCTATGTACACACGCTCTGTCGGCAACCATTTTCACTTATGCgtctagtaaatatataaatccagAAAATTACGAAGAAAACGAATTTGTCAATGGAGAAGC TTACTTTAGCCAGAAAGATCTTCTGGCACGAGTTCCAAAGTGTTTTTTAATGCTGGGTTGTGTCTTCATGGTATCTCAATTAATCAGTGTCTGTTTGATTTCCAACCCCAAGGAG gAAACGACGACAGTTATTATTGAAAATGAGGCCGTCAACGTTGATGGCACTGTGCAATCAGGAGAAGAAAATAATCCAATTCAAGATAACGATATGGCGATACAATCAGAGAATGAGGCAAATGACGTTCAGACCCAAAATATTCCGGATGAAAATGAAAGGGAAGTGAGGGTTAAATCACCAGCAAGAACagcatcagagagagagag tgAATCTGAAGAAGATTATTTTACTCCTTTCCAAATGGTAAAGACGAAGCAGTTTTACCTTTTATGGTTATTAACCTTCATTCTGAGCATGCAGTATACAACGATAGTAGGTGTTTATAag GTCTATGGATTGACGTTCATCTCAGATGATAACTTCCTTACCGTTCTTGGTTCTGCTTGTGCAGTTGGCAATGCCGTCGCGAAAATGAGCTGGGGACTCATAtgtgataaattattatttaag GATTCCACCATACTTCTGTGTTTATCTGTAGCCCTTTTGTATCTCCTCCTCAATGTTTCATCAATGGTCGGACgatacttttacttttttattgcaTTACTGACGTATGTTGTTCCGGGTGGGATATACGTTGTAATGCCTTTTATAATCAGTAAGAGTTATGGTATCAAGTACTACGCAAGTAACTGCGGAACTGTGTATACGTCACTG ataatATCGGGTCTTTTAAATCCATTTATTTTAAAAGGCATGCAACATTTCTTCGGTTGGAATTGGACGTTTTTCTTCTTTGAAGTCATCGGTTTTATCG GACTAATATTAACGGTGATGTTCCAGAAACCGAAGAAACTGGAACGAAGAGGGAGTGTATTGAGTGTAACTGAAGACCAGTCCGAGCCCTGA